The following are encoded together in the Streptomyces sp. NBC_01465 genome:
- a CDS encoding PTS-dependent dihydroxyacetone kinase phosphotransferase subunit DhaM, whose protein sequence is MSAGKAVGIVLVSHSAAVAGAVAELAKGLAGGGDTAPVAAAGGTPDGGLGTSAELICAAAREVDRGAGVAVLVDLGSAVLTVKALLAEGDELPDGTRLVDAPFVEGAVAALVTASAGADLAAVEAAAAEAYDYRKA, encoded by the coding sequence GTGAGCGCGGGGAAGGCGGTCGGGATCGTGCTCGTCTCGCACAGTGCCGCCGTCGCAGGCGCCGTCGCCGAGCTCGCCAAGGGCCTGGCAGGCGGGGGCGACACCGCCCCGGTCGCCGCTGCCGGCGGTACGCCCGACGGTGGTCTCGGTACGAGCGCGGAGCTGATCTGCGCGGCCGCCCGGGAGGTCGACCGGGGCGCGGGTGTCGCGGTGCTGGTCGATCTGGGCAGTGCCGTACTGACGGTGAAGGCGCTGCTGGCCGAGGGCGACGAACTGCCCGACGGCACCCGGCTGGTGGACGCACCCTTCGTGGAGGGCGCGGTGGCCGCACTGGTCACCGCATCCGCCGGTGCGGACCTTGCTGCGGTGGAGGCCGCGGCGGCGGAGGCCTACGACTACCGGAAGGCATAG